acagggtagaacggccccctgtgggtttctgagactataactctttgagggagtagaaagcctcatctttctcccgaggagctgcttgctggtggttttgaactgctgaccgtgtagttagcagcccaatgcacaaccactatgttACCAAGGCTCCCGTGTAACAGTAaaggtggggaggagaagaggccGAGGCTGGAGGCCTCCCCCAGAAAGCCCTTGTGGGCTCATCAATGACCCTTCCtctcacctcaccccacccccatccccaccccttcaGCTTCCTGATCGGAGAAGATGGGCTGGTGTACGAGGGCCGGGGCTGGAACATCAAGGGCGACCACACAGGATCCATCTGGAACCCCATATCCATTGGCATCACCTTCATGGGCAACTACATGGGTGAGTGACTGGGGCAGGATACAGGCCTTCCATACGGcctgagcagggggtgggggaacatGGCCAAGGCAGGGGAGGCCTGGTGGAAGCACCCTCCCCCAATCCTGCCTCTCACAAATCAGAAAAAAGGTTGCTTTCACCTAAGCAAGCGCAGCAAACTTTTCCTCCTGTGGATGACCAGtgaagtcgattccgactcaacaGCGCCCTCTCTGGTGCAGAAGAGAGGGGTGCAAACGCTCCCTCCCGTTTTAAAGGCTGTGAATCTCTCCCAAGGAGCCCcggggtggcttagtggttactttGGGGGGTGTGATAggtaaggagaaagatggggctttctactaccgtaaagaattacagcctttaaaaaaaaatttacagtcttggaaacccacagaggctgttctagtctgtcctacaggatcgctgagtcagcaccgacctcgcaggcagtgagtttggctttgaatGTCAATCTCACGAATCTCCGTCGGCCTCAGCCTTCTTCCTggaaggagctggtggtttccaactgctggcctttgggttatgggcccagtgcttaaccccctGCACCACCGAGATGCCTTTCCTTTGGACCAAaaccaccccaaactcactgccatggagtcgattacaACCCAtggcgacccaataggacagggtagacctgtccctgtgagctCTCAGGAtaccaactctttacaggacgagacagcctcctctttctcccccagagtggccgtggattcaaacagctgaccttgtgttagcagcTCAATAGAAACCCACTAAATGATCCGTGGTGGGTCATTTTCAGCCAGAGGGTTGAGGTGAAAAGTCTGGGGCACGTAAAACATCAGCTATCATTTGGGCTGGACGCAGACGTCTGCGGCAAACTAAGAATGTGCATTAACCACGTGGACACTTGCTGGGGGCTTCCTAAGTGCCAGGCACGCAGGAGGAAACTGCGGCACGGAGAGATTGTTGTTGCCAGAGAATGGCAAAGCCTCCATCTGGGTCCTGACTAGAACCAAACATGCACGCACGCCGACCACCACCCTCCTTGGAAAGCCCGACCTCACCTCCGTCTCTGCCTCCCCCAGAGCGGGCGCCTCCAGCCCGGGCCCTGCGGGCAGCCCAGAACCTGCTGGCCTGCGGCGTGGCCCGAGGTGCCCTGAGCCCCCGGTACGAGGTCAAGGGGCACCGGGACGTGCAGCAGACACTCTCCCCCGGAGATCAGCTCTACGCCATCATCCAGACCTGGCCTCGCTACCGTGGCGAGTGAAGCCCAGCCTACTGGCGCCTCCCACcccgtgcccctctccccagagccCCTCCGCTGTCCTCTCTGCCAATAAAGATACAGCTCTCACTTCGGTCCGCCAGGCACTGACTGCATCCCAGTCCCGTTCCTCCCCGAAACATGGTCCTCGCTGGTACTCAGAACCCAGAGACCCCGACTCTGAACCAAGTCCCCAGAGATCCCAGCTCAGCAGCCACATCACAGCTCAGAACCCAGAGGTCTCGGGTCAGAGCCCAGGGCTAGGCACCGCGCCAGCCTAGCTGCATCAGGTCCAGCAGCTCAGGGACAGGGGGGATACGCCAGGCTGCGTGGCCACTCTGGGATCCCCCTGGGGACTGGCAGCTCACCACCACACCTAGGGTCACCCCTTTCAAAGCGCAGGCTTCTCTCGGGATCCTGAACCTGTCTCCCAGACGGACACACAGGGCCTGATTTCACCTGAACCCCAagtcttcctttccccctctgcACGCCTACTTCAGTCATAACTTGAGGGGTCCCAAGAACAAATGTGTTTATTTACAAAAGGCACAAATCCCCCCCAACAGACATTTTTGTGGGGGCAGAGGTGGGCAGGGCTTCACCTGACCAGCCCAGAGCTCCAGGAGAGGCCGGGCTTGGCAGGCAGCTCAGCCCTGTTGCCAtgtcataaccacacacacacacacacacacacacacacacacacacacacacacacacacacacacactcccagcgCGTGAGGTCATGACCGTGTGTCCAGCCGGTTCATATACTCCTGCAAGGCCTTCAGGCGGGCGTCTATTTCAGCCATGTCGGCCGCCTGGTAGTCTGAGCTGTAGTCTGTGGGGATGGGCAGGCAGGTGGGAGGCTGGCTGTAAGGGACCCAATTTGatgcccttgcccccaccccagcgtgctagggtggagggaagttgacagtaggggagaaagggagtcccaggctcaCCTTTCATGGGAACCCAGCCCCCGGAATTGCCCAGGCGTCTCTGACGGTGGCCGCTGCGTTCCAGGGCGGTggacttctgctgctgctgttgctgctgctgctgggacaGGGAGGGGACGGAAGGGCATCAGACGCCCTCCCCGTCTTTCTGGCCCCTTCCCTCCACTGGATGCTCAAAACTAGGTCCTCAGAAACAAGGGGGTTGACACAAACCGGGGAGTCGCAGCAGACCACTAAGCAAGCCCCAGGCGGCGGAGGTCACCCGTTCCCATTGCATAGATAACAACGCTGGGGGCTAAGAAACTGCCCTCGGCCCCACCTCATGGGTGATAGAAGGGTTAGTAAGATTTTAAAGTCTTAGCCAGTGTCCCCGCCCCTTCCACCACTGCGTCTGGCAACACTCAGCCTTCTGGAAGCATTTCGAAGCTGCCTCTGCAACCTGACCCCGCAGGAGGGCTGGGAGGTGGTGACCTTGGCTGCCTCCCGGCCATACCTCCCGCTCTGAAGCTCTGAAAGGTGCTCACCGTATTCGACCTACTCCAGGTAGAGGGGCTGGGAGGCTTCCTGCGGCGCCGAACCCTGAAAGGACAAGGACAGATGGGGAGGTGCCTTTGCCGCTGCCCGCCTTTCAGTTTCAAAGCCCTCCCGGCCTCTACAGATGCCCAGTTCAAGGTGGTCCTGGTCTCCCTAGCCCAAGTTTTACCCTCTGGAGAGCGACTCCGAGAAATCCTCCAGGTCGCTGCAGGAGCTGGCAGTCGAGCAGCGGCTGCGGAAACTCTCCACTAGAGGGGGAAGTGAGCATGAGGCTGGGGAGCGACCCCCGACAGCaggggcacccccacccccccacccccaacccgcgGCCCTCGCACTAGCCCCGTTCATTACCTGACGAGCTGCGGTTTCGCGAGCGGTTAGCCGCGTCCCCACGGCCAGTCACAGGCAGAGGAGGCCGGTTCTGACGAGACCATGAGATGGCCGGGCCGTCCCCACTGCCCCCGCTGCCCAGTCGGTTCCGCTGCTGCtgcctggggaggagatgagacccgCCTGGGCGTCAGCTACTGCGGAGGGTGGCCCCGTCCATTACTGCCATGACCGGAGTCCCAGGGAACGCCGGTCCCTACCCGAGGTCACCAGGCCGGGGAGCGTGCCCTTGGGGACACTGACAGGATAGGtaatgggagggggaaatgagaaaggTGGGAAAAGAGCAGGTGACAGGAGAGGGCCAGCACAGATACGGGGCGGTGGCAGGCGGGTCTGGGTAAAGGGGCGGGGATAAGGGGGCTCTGGGATGGACCCCAGTGGGCACTAACTTCATCTTGAGTTCCTTCTGCTTCTTCTCCTTGGCCTTCACAAAGGCCGTGGGGTCGAAACGGGTCATGCGACCACCTAAGGCAGAGAAGGAGGAAGTCACAGGACCTCAGCTCCCAGCTCCAGCGCCCCCCCACCGCAGACCCCAACCCTAGGCTGAG
The sequence above is drawn from the Tenrec ecaudatus isolate mTenEca1 chromosome 18, mTenEca1.hap1, whole genome shotgun sequence genome and encodes:
- the PGLYRP1 gene encoding peptidoglycan recognition protein 1 — its product is MSRCALLTAALLGLLLGLEAAQSNQVDGCCGFVVPRREWRALASECRQTLQLPARYVIVSHTAGSTCNSPALCEQQARNVQQFHMRERTWCDVAYNFLIGEDGLVYEGRGWNIKGDHTGSIWNPISIGITFMGNYMERAPPARALRAAQNLLACGVARGALSPRYEVKGHRDVQQTLSPGDQLYAIIQTWPRYRGE